ACCGCACAATGCCCGCCCGGTCGCCCAGCGCCCGGTCGAGCGCTTCCCCCAGCACCAACCCGATGTCCTCCACCGTGTGGTGGTGGTCCACCTCCAGGTCACCCCGCGCCCGCAGCCGCAGATCAAACAGCGAGTGCCGCGCGAACAGCTCGAACATGTGCTGCAAAAACGGCAGCGGAATGTCTACCTCTGCCTGTCCCTCCCCATCGAGATCCAGCACCACCTCGATGCGGGTCTCGCGGGTCTGCCGTCTCACCTCAGCCCGGCGCGCTCTCATGGGGCCCCACTATAGCGCGGCGACCCGCGCCGGCAACAGCGCGCTCCTTGGCCGCCCCTGTGCCCACCGGTAGGATGTGCGCCATGCGGGTCTGTCTCGACATCCAGGCCGCGATCGCGCAGCGCGCCGGCGTCGGCCGGTACGTCGCCTGCCTCGCGACCCATCTGGCGCGGGAACAACCGCCCGACGCGCACCTGCGGTTCTTCTGCTTCGACTTCCGCGGCCGCGCCCGATGCCCCACCCCGGCCGGCACCTCGCTGCGCCGGCTCCGCTGGCTGCCCGGCCGTGTCGTGCAAAAAGCCTGGAGCTGGCTCCGCTGGCCGCCGTTCGACTGGCTCGCCGGCGCGGCAGACGTGTTCCACTTCCCGAACTTCCTCCGCCCTCCGCTCCACCGCGGCCGCAGCGTCGTCACCATCCACGACCTCTCCTTCCTCCGCCACCCGGAGACGACCGAAGAACGGAACCTCCGCCATCTGCGGGCACACATCCAGCAGACAGTTGCCCGCGCCGACGCGATCCTCACCGACTCCCATACGATCGCCGACGAGATCCGACAACAGTGGCCCGCCGCCGCGCCGCGCGTCGTCGCGGTGCCGCTGGCCGCGCCGGAGGGTTTCGCCCGCCCACCCGACGAAGCGATCGCCCGCGCACGGGCCGCGCGCGGGCTCGACCGCCCGTACCTGCTCTCCGTCGGCACGCTCGAGCCGCGAAAAAACTACGCGTTCCTCGTCGAGGTCTTCGAGCACCTCGCCGACTTCGATGGGGACCTCGTGCTCGCGGGCCGGCCCGGTTGGAAGTGGGCGGCGACCGCGGCCCGCATCGCGGCTTCGCCGCGCGCCGCGCGCATCCGCCATCTGGAGCCGGCAGATGACGCGGAGATCTGCGCGCTCTACGCCGGAGCGGAGGCGTTCGTCTGCGCCTCGCTGTATGAGGGCTTTGGATTCCCGCCGCTCGAGGCGATGGCCTGCGGCACGCCGGTGGTGGTCTCCGCCGGCGGCTCGCTGCCCGAGGTCTGCGGCGACGGCGCGCTGATCGTCCCCGGATTCGAGGCCGACGTGTGGGCGGCGTCAATCCGACGGGTGCTGAGCGACCGCCAGCTGCGCGCGGCACTCGTCGAGCGCGGCCACCGCAACCTCGCCCGCTACTCTTGGGCGCAAACTGCCCGGCAGACCTGGGCGGTGTATCGGGCGGTCGCGGAGGGGCACCGATGAGCCTGCCGCTGCGCCGCGCCGTGCTCGACGCGCGCTGGATCTTCCGCGAGATCAGTGGCATCGGCCTCTACACCCGACAGTTGCTGCGCCACCTGCCGCTCGTCGCGCCGGAAATCGAGTTCATCGCGCTGTTTTGCGATGCGGCCGTGATGGAGCGCGAGTGCGCCGCCCGGGACGACTGGCGTCCGCCGCCGAACCTCTCGCCGCGGACGGTGCGATGGACACCGTTCGACCCGGCCGGTCAGCTCGGCCTGTGCGGCTGGCTGCGCCACCAGCATGTGCAGGTCTTCCACTCCCCCAACTGGCTCATTCCGCTGGCGGCCGTTGCCCGGCGCGGCCCACGGCCCCGCGCCGTGATCACCATCCACGACCTCATCCCGCTGTTGTTTCCGCACTTCACCCCCCGCGCGCGGAAAAACCGCTGGCGACTCCTGTTCCGGTGGCTGCTGCGCGCCGGCGCCCGGCGCGCCGCCGCGGTGATCGTCCCCAGCCGCACCACCGCCACCGACGTCGCCCGCACACTCGGTCCTGACATCGCCGCACGCGTCCGCGTGGTGCCGGAGGCCGCCGACCCGCTCTTCTCCGCTGTCGCAGCGGCCACCGCCTCCCCCACCGCCCGCCCCCCCACCATCCTCTATGTGGGCCGCCGCGACCCGTACAAAAACCTCGTCGGCATGATCCGGGCCTTCGCCCGCGTGCGTGCGCGCCTCCCGGAAGCTCGGCTGATCGTCATCGGGCCGCCCGACGCTCGCTACCCCGAACCCGAGCGTGAGGCGGCACGGTTGGGCGTCGGCGACGCCGTCGAGTGGCGCGGCTATGTGTCCGGGCCGGAGCTGGCGACGGCCTATCGCGCGGCGGGAGTGTTCGCCCTGCCGTCGTTGTATGAAGGATTCGGCCTCACCGTGCTCGAAGCGATGGCCTGTGGCACACCCGTCGTCGTCTCCGACCGCGCCTCGCTGCCCGAGGTCGCCGGCGATGCCGCGGTGTACGCGCCACCGGACGATCCCGATGCGCTCGGGGCGGCGCTTCTCCGCGTGTTGACCGACCGCACCCTCGCCGACGACTTGCGCCGCCGCGGACTGCAGCGCGCCGCGCAGTTTTCCTGGGAACGTACCGCGCGGGAAACCCTCGAGGTGTATCGGGACGCGATGCGGATTGACGACCCCGCGCCCGCCCCGCAGACTCCGCCGGGTTCGCGCCGATGACGCTCGAAGACGCCATCGTGGTGGCGCATACGCCCGACGCCGGTGACTATCGGCGGCTGACGCTGCGTTCGCCCGCGATCGCCCCGCAGGTGCGCCCCGGCCAGTTCGTGCACGTGCGCCTGCCCGCCCCCGCCGACGCGCTGCTCCGCCGCCCGTTCAGCGTCTTCCGCACCGACGGCGATCACCTTCAGCTGCTCTACAAACCGGTCGGGCGCGGCACCCGAGCGATGACCGAACTGCGGCCCGGCGCGGTCGTCGGCCTGCTGGGGCCGCTCGGCCACGGCTTCCCAACACCCGCGGCGCAGCATCTGCCGGTGCTGGTCGCCGGCGGCTACGGAATGGCGGCGCTCTACCTGCTGGCCCGCGAGTGCGGGCGCGGCGGTCTGGTCTTCGTCGGCGGCGCCCGCGCAGTGGACGTACTCTGCGTGCCGGAGTTCGAGGCGCTCGGCTGGACCGTCCGAGTCACCACCGAGGACGGCTCGCTCGGCCTCCGCGGCCTCGTCACCGACGCGCTCGACCTGTGGCTGCAGACCGAGCGGGACGCGCAGGTGCCGGAGTTTTTCGCGTGCGGCCCCAACGGCATGCTGCGCGCGGTCGGCGACCGCGCGATCGCCGGCGGCTGGACCGCGTGGTTGTCCCTCGATCGCTCGATGGGCTGCGGTGTCGGCGCCTGCCTCACCTGCGTACAAAAAGTGCGCGACCCTTCCCAGCCCGGGGGCTGGACGTGGGCCCGCGTCTGCCGCGAAGGGCCCGTCTTCGAATGCCGCCAGATCGTCTGGGAGGAGACACCATGAGCGCGCCGCTGCGCGACGCGTGGCGGCGCTGGCAGCTGTGGCGGCACGGCGTGCGCGTTGAACTCGACGAACCCGTCGTGCATGCCGGTCCCGATCGGGGCGCCTGGGCGTTGGTGCCCAGGGGCCTGGGCGCAGCCAGCGCAATCTACTCCTTCGGCGTCGGCCGGCACATCGGATTCGACCTCTGGATCATTGATCACTTCGGCGCGACAGTGCACGCGTTCGACCCCACCCCGGCCGCCCGAGACTGGATCGCCACGCAGTCGTTGCCGCCTCGCTTCCACTTCCACGCCGTCGGCCTGGCCGATTTCGACGGCGAACAGTCCTTCTACGCGCCGCGGCGGCCGGACTCGCCAGACTATTCCCCCGTCCCCCGCAGTGCCCGGCCCGCCGCCCCTGCCGCGCGCGGCCCGGTGCGCCGGCTCGCCACGCTCATGCGCGAGCTCGGCCACCCGCGTGTGGACCTGGTGAAAATGGACATCGAAGGCGGCGAATACCGCGTGATCGCGGATCTTGTGGAGATGCCCGCCGCCGCCCGCCCCATCCAGCTCCTCGTCGAGTTTCATCACAACTTCCCCTCTGTGCCGATGGACTGGACGCTCACGGCAATCGCGCGGTTGCGCGGCGCGGGTTACCGGGTTGCACACATCAGCCCCCGCGGCCTCGAGTTCTGCTTCCGACGCGATCCGGCGGAGGCCGCCCGATGAACGCCGAGACCTCCCCCTCGCTCGCCGTGCGGCTCGGCCCCCTCACGCTGCGCAATCCGGTGATGGTCGCCTCGGGCACGTTCGGCTACGGCCCCGAGTACGCGGAGCTGGTGGACCTCGCCGCGCTCGGCGCGATCGTGGTGAAGGGCATCTGCCTCCAGCCGACCCGCGGCAACCCGCCGCCCCGCACCGTCGAGACCCCGTCAGGCCTGATCAACGCGATCGGTCTGCCCGGCCCCGGCGTCGAGGGCTTCCTGCGCGACTATTTGCCGTTTCTCCGCCGCGTGCCGACGCCGGTGATCGTGAACGTGTGGGGCCACACCGTCGACGAGTACGGCGAAGTGGTCAGCGCGCTGGACCGCGCAGAGGGCATCCACGCCTACGAAATCAACGTCTCCTGTCCCAATGTCAAGGAGGGCAGCCGTGCGTTCGGCGTCCACCTCGACATGTTCCGCCGCGTGCTGGACCGCGTCCGCGCCGCCACGCGCCGCCCGGTGATCCCGAAGCTGGCGCCCAACGTCAGCGACATCGCCGCGTTCGCGCGCGCCGCCGAGGAGTGCGGCGCGGACGCGATTTCGCTGATCAATTCGATTCCTGCGATGGCGGTGGACATCGAAACCCGTCGGCCGATCCTCGGCAACGTGACCGGCGGGCTCACCGGCCCAGCGATTCACCCGATCGCGGTAAAGCTCGTCTGGGAGGCGGCGCAGGCGGTGCGGATTCCGACGATCGCAATGGGCGGCATCCGCGATGCAGCCGACGCGATCGAGTTCCTGATCGTCGGCGCCAGCGCGGTGGCGGTGGGTACCGCGAACTTCACCGAGCCCCGCACCGCGCTGAACGTGGTGCAGGGCATCCGCGAGTATCTGGTCCGTCACCGGCTGCGCTCCGTCGCCGAGCTGACCGGTTCTCTGCGGCTGGAGGGCCCGCCGTGCGGCGTCTGAGCCGGCCGGCCGCGCTGATCGCCGCGGCCGCCGCCTCCGCGGCCTGGATCGCACACGTACCGTACCGGCCGGCCTCCCCCGCCCGCGCCGTCCCCTATGGCGCGCGCTGGATCAGCCGCCACCGCGCCCCCGCCGCGCGCTGGCACCAGATCCGCCGCTCCCCGCTGGCCGATCTGGCCGGCCGGCTCGCCGGCGCCCCCCCACCGGAATGGTCCGAACTGCTCGCCAGCGAGGAGACCGCCGCCTGGGTGCGGCGGTTCGGCTCGCGCGAGGTGTGGCTGTTCGACCTGCACGATCGCGACCCCTCCACGGTGGGGGCGGCCGCCTGGCTCGGCGGCGCCGCCTGGCGATGGCGGATCGCACTGCACGCCGGCTGGATCCGTGGCTGGCGACGCTACGCCGATCACCGCGGCCGAACCATCTGGCTCTGGCCCCGCCGGCTCGGCACCAATGGACCGTTCCTCTCCATCGCGCTCGAAGAAGGCCTGCTGCTCGCCTGTCTGAGCCCCCGCCCCGCCGACATGACCCGTTTGCTCGATGCCTACGACGGCACCACACCGCGCTCCCCCGATTCTGTGCGCCTTCAGGGGCGGCCGGACTCCGACCTGCTGCTCGTTCAGCTCGGCCGCGGCCCCGGCCCCGACCTCATCGAAATCAAGCTCGACAGCCTCGACGGAGCGCGGATCCGCGGCACCGCGCACATCGAGGGCTGGGAACTGGCACCGCCGCCTCGAGGCTCACCCGCCGCGTCCGCCCCTCCCCCGTCGCGACTGGTCGCGGCGCTGCTCGATCACGCCGCCGCCACGCTCATCCTGCCACCCGAAGCTGCGGATCGGTGGTGGCCCGACCGCCCTGCCGGCTGGCTTTCCGAGCTCCGCGCCCTGCTGCGTTCGGCCACCGGCTCCCCCTGGATTCTCACCCTCCACGATGAACCGCTCGCGGGCCGGCTGCTCGGGATCCGCGTGCCGGGTGTGATCCTGTCCATGCCGTTGGCCGACCTTCCTGCGTTTGAGCGGCAGCTCGACGAACTCTTCGACCGCTGGAACGCCGCCTCGCAGTGGGGCCTCATCCGCGGGCCGGCGCCCCGCACGCCACAGCTGCGCGTGATTGAAAGCGCGGGGGGCGGTCCGCTGCGGCGATGGCTAGGCAGCAGCGGGCTCGCCTACCGCTGGGCGGATGGCTGGCTGACGCTCGCCGGTTCCGCCGAGACGCTGCAGACGTTGCTCGCCGCCGAGTCCGCCGTTGTCGCGGCGCCCGCGACCGCCCTGCCGGCCGACGGACGCCCCCGCGCCTCCGCACGTGGCGCGGCGCTCGCCTCCACCTTGCGACTGGCGGTCGCCGCCTACGTATTGTACCGCGCCGTCTCCGACCCCGAGGGATCCGAGCGCGAACGCGCAGCGCTGCTGGCAGCGATCCCGTCGCTCGACGTGCTCCGCGAACTCGACCGACTGGAGATGACGCTGGACACGGAGGATGCGCGATGGCGGATTGAGTTCGCCGCGCTGCTGGCGCCCGGCGAAGCCCCTCGCGCGGCGTCGCCCCCCACCGAGCGCACGCCGTGACCGCCCGCCTCCCCTCCCCCAGCCCGCGGCTGTTGGCGCTGGACTCCGACGGCACGGTGTTTCCGAACATGCCGCTCAAGTTTCGGGTGATGCTCGACACGATCATCGAGCACTACGGCCTGCAGCGCGCCCCAGAGGCGGCGGAGCGCGTCGTCCGTTTCTTCAATCTGGAGAGCCGCTGGCGCGGTGGCCACCGGTTCGTGTTGCTCGCGGAAATCTTGGATGCGCTTCGGAACCAGCCCGAGGTCCGCGCCACCGGTATCCAGGTGCCGTCCGCCGCCCCACTGCGCCAGTACCTCACCGAAGGCGGCGCGCGGTCAAACGAGGCGCTGGCCCGCGCCGCCCGTCGGGATCCCACTGGCGAACTCTCGCGTGCGCTTCGCTGGTCCACCGAGGTCAGTGCCCGGCTCGCGGCGCTGCCCGCGGTGCCGCCCTTCACGGAGGCGGCGATCGCGCTGCGCGAGCTGCGCGACGACGCGGTCCGGCGCGTCGTCGTATCGCAGGCGCCGCTGGACCAGATCCGCCGCGAATGGAGCGGCGCGGATCTCGCGCGGTACGTAGATCGCCTGTGGGGCAGCGAGATCGGGCCCAAGCCCGGGCAGTTGGAGCGGGCGATGCGCGAGTTCGGGGTTCCACCAGAGCGCACGTTGCTTCTCGGCGACTCCGCCGGCGATCTCGAGGCGGCGCGGGTGTGCGGTGCGCGCTTCTATCCGATTGTGCCGGGGCGGGAGGAAGACTCCTGGCGGCGGTTTCGGGTCGAGATCTGGCCGCTGTGGTTGGCCGGCGGTTACGGAGAAGCCGAGCAGACCGCCCACGCGCTCGAGCTGGAGCGCGCGCTGCCGTCGCAGCCGAGCTGGCTGTAAGAGGTCCCGCAGGTCTTCGCCTGGTACGCTCTCCAAAATCCCTCCGTTCGGCGGCCCGCTGGAGGGGCACGCGCCCGCGTGCCCACCGGAGGATCACGGCCCCTTGGAGGGACGCCTTCCACGGCGTCCCCAAATCCAATCCGCGACGGCGCGGGTGGAACCGCGCCCTCCAAAATTCCTCCGCTGCGCGGCCGCTGGACGATCACGGCCCCTTGGAGGGACGCCTTCCACGGCGTCCCCAAATCCAATCCGTGACGGCGCGCGTGGAACCGCGCCCTCCAAAATTCCTCCGCTGCGCGGCCGCTGGACGATCACGGCCCCTTGGAGGGACGCCTTCCACGGCGTCCCCAAATCCAACCCGCGATGGCGCGGGTGGAACCGCGCCCTCCAAACCCCCTCGGTTTCTCGGTCCCGCTGGAGGGGCACGCTCCCGCGTGCCCGTTTACGGGCAACCGAGAGGTTGCCCTTCCGGCGCATGGGCGGTTTACGGTCTTTACGCCTCTGCGGCCAGAAGCGGGCAGCCCCTCTTGGTCTCGCGCGGCGTGCGACACTTTGCCAAGGCACGACCGCACGGGTGAGCGCGGGACGGGGGGCTGGGGCAAGGTTCGCGCATGCCCGGGGCGAAACGCCGACCACGGGTCGCCCGAACAACCTCCTCACGTCTCAACCGGCTCGATCTCGATCCGGCACGGATGGCCGTTGAGCTCATCCTTTCCCGCCCCCTCGACCGCCGCGCCGGTGTACGCGAGATCCACCGCGAGGGTTTCGGCGCGGATGTAGTCAGCATGGCGCTCCACCGCCTCCCGGATCGCCTCGTCCGCCACAAACCGCACACGGATGCGCTGCGCAACGTCCAGATCGGCGTCCTTCCGGAGGTTCTGCACGCGGTTCACGAACTCGCGCGCAAGGCCCTCCGCAATCAGCGCGGGCGTGAGGCGCGTGTCGAGCGCGACCACCCACTCGCCCTCCGCCGCCACCGCCATCCCCTCTCGCGGGATTCGCTCGATCAAAATCTCCTGCGCGCCGAGCTCCACCGGCCCCTTCGAGGTCTCCACCTGCAGCGTGCCGCCCTGCACGATCTGCTCGATCGTTGCGTCATCGAGGTTTCGCAGCACCTCGGTGATGCGCGGCAGATCAGGCCCGAGGCGGGGCCCCAGCAGCCGAAAGTTCGGCTTCGCCCGCAGTCGGGCGAGCAGGCGCGTGTCCGTCTCAAACCGCACCGCGTCCACATTCAGCTCGTCCGCGATCAGCTCCTGAACCTCCCGGAGCG
The DNA window shown above is from Kiritimatiellia bacterium and carries:
- a CDS encoding glycosyltransferase family 4 protein, whose product is MRVCLDIQAAIAQRAGVGRYVACLATHLAREQPPDAHLRFFCFDFRGRARCPTPAGTSLRRLRWLPGRVVQKAWSWLRWPPFDWLAGAADVFHFPNFLRPPLHRGRSVVTIHDLSFLRHPETTEERNLRHLRAHIQQTVARADAILTDSHTIADEIRQQWPAAAPRVVAVPLAAPEGFARPPDEAIARARAARGLDRPYLLSVGTLEPRKNYAFLVEVFEHLADFDGDLVLAGRPGWKWAATAARIAASPRAARIRHLEPADDAEICALYAGAEAFVCASLYEGFGFPPLEAMACGTPVVVSAGGSLPEVCGDGALIVPGFEADVWAASIRRVLSDRQLRAALVERGHRNLARYSWAQTARQTWAVYRAVAEGHR
- a CDS encoding glycosyltransferase family 4 protein, yielding MSLPLRRAVLDARWIFREISGIGLYTRQLLRHLPLVAPEIEFIALFCDAAVMERECAARDDWRPPPNLSPRTVRWTPFDPAGQLGLCGWLRHQHVQVFHSPNWLIPLAAVARRGPRPRAVITIHDLIPLLFPHFTPRARKNRWRLLFRWLLRAGARRAAAVIVPSRTTATDVARTLGPDIAARVRVVPEAADPLFSAVAAATASPTARPPTILYVGRRDPYKNLVGMIRAFARVRARLPEARLIVIGPPDARYPEPEREAARLGVGDAVEWRGYVSGPELATAYRAAGVFALPSLYEGFGLTVLEAMACGTPVVVSDRASLPEVAGDAAVYAPPDDPDALGAALLRVLTDRTLADDLRRRGLQRAAQFSWERTARETLEVYRDAMRIDDPAPAPQTPPGSRR
- a CDS encoding dihydroorotate dehydrogenase electron transfer subunit, encoding MTLEDAIVVAHTPDAGDYRRLTLRSPAIAPQVRPGQFVHVRLPAPADALLRRPFSVFRTDGDHLQLLYKPVGRGTRAMTELRPGAVVGLLGPLGHGFPTPAAQHLPVLVAGGYGMAALYLLARECGRGGLVFVGGARAVDVLCVPEFEALGWTVRVTTEDGSLGLRGLVTDALDLWLQTERDAQVPEFFACGPNGMLRAVGDRAIAGGWTAWLSLDRSMGCGVGACLTCVQKVRDPSQPGGWTWARVCREGPVFECRQIVWEETP
- a CDS encoding FkbM family methyltransferase, producing the protein MSAPLRDAWRRWQLWRHGVRVELDEPVVHAGPDRGAWALVPRGLGAASAIYSFGVGRHIGFDLWIIDHFGATVHAFDPTPAARDWIATQSLPPRFHFHAVGLADFDGEQSFYAPRRPDSPDYSPVPRSARPAAPAARGPVRRLATLMRELGHPRVDLVKMDIEGGEYRVIADLVEMPAAARPIQLLVEFHHNFPSVPMDWTLTAIARLRGAGYRVAHISPRGLEFCFRRDPAEAAR
- a CDS encoding dihydroorotate dehydrogenase; translated protein: MNAETSPSLAVRLGPLTLRNPVMVASGTFGYGPEYAELVDLAALGAIVVKGICLQPTRGNPPPRTVETPSGLINAIGLPGPGVEGFLRDYLPFLRRVPTPVIVNVWGHTVDEYGEVVSALDRAEGIHAYEINVSCPNVKEGSRAFGVHLDMFRRVLDRVRAATRRPVIPKLAPNVSDIAAFARAAEECGADAISLINSIPAMAVDIETRRPILGNVTGGLTGPAIHPIAVKLVWEAAQAVRIPTIAMGGIRDAADAIEFLIVGASAVAVGTANFTEPRTALNVVQGIREYLVRHRLRSVAELTGSLRLEGPPCGV
- a CDS encoding HAD hydrolase-like protein, whose product is MTARLPSPSPRLLALDSDGTVFPNMPLKFRVMLDTIIEHYGLQRAPEAAERVVRFFNLESRWRGGHRFVLLAEILDALRNQPEVRATGIQVPSAAPLRQYLTEGGARSNEALARAARRDPTGELSRALRWSTEVSARLAALPAVPPFTEAAIALRELRDDAVRRVVVSQAPLDQIRREWSGADLARYVDRLWGSEIGPKPGQLERAMREFGVPPERTLLLGDSAGDLEAARVCGARFYPIVPGREEDSWRRFRVEIWPLWLAGGYGEAEQTAHALELERALPSQPSWL